The genomic window actgagttaattgttgaaataccatgtagacagtcttgattacggaatcgtttgttttttacgtcatgtaagtaaagagagaaAGCCACTCTTGGATGGGTAGggatacatacatgtcacacacatgagtgatatttccatataatacatactatgtatataatttgcgcctactggcaccctcacgagtaaacagtgatatttacgaaaaaattattgaaacaaaagttgtttattttttataaagaacattttttacatttaaacttttattctattttccTACAGTTTGGATCCTACGGTCTCAAGACcctatggtgctcatttacgaactcaaatttATAGTTCTGAGCACactgtaaaattttcagcttgatatcctttTTCGTCTTTGAGTTATCAGACGTACAatcgaaaatagactaattaggtgattttatgaatacttaagtataccaaaattttattcgtagcatcaatgtttttaagcgttacaaacttggaactaaacttaatataccttgacatatttcatatatacatggtataatgagtgtataaaatatgaaatttcttAACTgcattataacaaaattaatacactaattaaaaattggttttcaattcatttaaattgaaacaaaataaataatgaggTTGTTTATTTGAAGCCTAagcgaatttttattttatagaattccGTAAAAACTGGACTGCAAAACTTGCAGAAATAAAGTTGCATGGGAAAacgttaaattacatttagtaaaaaaaaaaatacattcattttgCAACTAGTCATATAACAAGCTATTTTTCAGAATGTTTTCAAGATCATTCCTTTTTTCAAATGAGGCAAAACTAAAAAATCCTGGAAATATTCTTAACACGATACACCTAAAAAAGCTGATGATCTATCGACAAATCGAAGTTAAATTATGGTAACATTAGGATTTAGgattacaatttttcatttcaatgaaTCGGAATACGAAATTTTTCATGAACTTTTGAATACAGTACAAGTTTTTTGCTGAAATTTAATGAAGaagcttaaatttttgttaattttgaaaaaaattaataatttctgaaCAAAAtctatcattaaatatttatttgagacATCTCCTTTATACATTAAtgaataaagtatttttatttctaacaaaaataaTCTTAACATTAATTgtcatatattaattaaattgtaaagtaaTTGAATTAAAACTATAAGCAccttatttatttcacaaataatACCAAACGAAGAGAGCAACTTTTTCGCGATATAATAATAACGgcttatatacattttaacttaggAGAGTTTATCAATTGccttattgttatttaaaataaaaatttcagcattttTGAAACAGTGAtggaatttataaaagaaataaaatcattcaagatattttattattatcattgtaattttatacatttaaataacaaaacaaaaatttgatattcacAAAATGTAGGAATTGCCGTGATGAAATTATTGAGTACGttaagtgttttaaaaattcatgcATTTTATATTCAAGACCGAAAACACTCATTAAACTGTAATCGGGAAACAATTCTGCATTTAAAACTACTCGAGACTCAAGAGGATTTCAttactcaataaaaatttattttctgtacGTGTTAATTTCAAAGCTAATCAACACAACTTATTAATCATGCATAAGAACATTTCTGAGCTGGATTCTTTCACAACACCCTCAAACTTTTCTTGCTACTTATAACTTTCATTTCACGAAAACTGAGTTGTTATTAAACAGAAGGCAAAAATTTTGGGGTaactaaaaatttgtacaaattttaaaattgttccttatattTTTTGCTAGCAAATTTACCGACatataatgaaaaatcatttttcaacctTTCTATTAAGAAGTAGtcgatacaaaaatattaattacgtTAGATTTCCACCCAATGATCAACATTGGTTCCACTTTTGAGTCTTGGTTGTTTCTTTTATCTTTAGAGCTTTTTCTAAGATAACatctttttagaaaattttaaaactatggcaatcctgaataaaatttaaaaagaaaaatgtaattatgtctaaaaataataaaatattttttatattacaataaaataaaaatattttgcgaaTACGAAAACAATCTGGAAACTCActgaaaatcttaaaaataccaaaaacgAAACAAATATATCACACCGTACTTAAATCAGAAATtcgaaatacattttaattttaatacaatagaaccaaaaaagtttttcaacaaaacaaaataaagtttttacaaattttatgtaaattaaaaattctaaacaacgaaaatttaaaacaagtcagcatacatataaatacgaaacatataaaatttaaattacgaggtgaaaatatgaaatatataaattttctgacAATCTTATCTACATTGAAAAATCTTAcagtgtttattttaaacaaatattattgttaggAATTTGAAATACACTCATAATATTGAgtctaaataacaaaaaattaaattttgcattgatttgcaaaaaaaatacaaattacgacaaagtgaattaattatataattattggaAACATTCAACATTAGGTActtaaaaactaatatatttacaataaagttAGCATtggaaatcaaattattttctaaaaaaattcataaatagtaATAATGAAAGCACCACTATCACTGAAATTaatcgacttttttttaataatgaaatatttagaaaattatattttttctatcaaatttaatttgtcaGATCAACAATATTATTAGACTTTCGTTTAAAACCGCCacgtttattattttgattacgtTTGTTAGGAGGTGTTGTTAGTACGGACATCCATGGCTTCGTTGGGGGTATTATATTGCCACTACCTGGCATGGATTGTTTCCAACCAGGAGCAGAAACTTGATTTTGTTTCCATGATGGCAAATTCTGAGCCATTGGAATATTAGGATTTAGGTTTGGATCATTCCATGAAGATGACCAGGGATTATTTTGCATTTGTAATGGATTATTATCAAAAGAATTAAATGGTGGAACAGGACTATCCGAATAAGAATTATCAAACTGAGGACGCATTTTCTTTGACGGTTGGTTAAATTCAGGATTATTATCTATAGGTCCGTCAAATAATGGCCGAGGCAATGACGATGATGACGTAAATGAACCAGGTGAATTTGAGGAATCTTTTTGATTACGTAATTCATCTTGTTCACGTAACTGAGCGGCAGTTAAATGAGATAATGAAGGATAGTTAGAATTTTTAAGGATACCCCGTGGGGGTGGAGGTGCAGGTAAATCGGAAGGTGTAACTTGTGTGGCTTCATCTAAACCACCTAAATTAGTTGTTTGAGTGGCCGTAGTTGTAAATTTACGCGCATTTCGTATCTCACACACATTGCACACATACGGATCCGTTTGCATATGTCTATCTTTAACCGCAATGATAGCTTTCTCCGGAGGTCGAATCTGAGATGTAATTGGAATAGATTCAGAGATGGATGTTGATTTTTGTATACGTGGCGGTGGTGGAGTAATGACTTTTTCACGTAAATTGATGGTAGCTAACAACCGTTTCATGTTGTTTTGTACTTCATTTTCTTTCACCTTATTTGGTGTTGTAAATGAAAACTTTACAATTGTCATCTTCTTCAATGGCGATTTCCATTTACCTTGTGCTTTAGTATCTTGGTGTTCGTTTGAAGATGGTATCAATGTAGGAAAAAATCGTCCAGATTTTTTCGTGGTGTCTAAGGCTTTGATTGCATCTTGGCATCTTGATATAACTGTAagatattttagtttaaactaacaaatttaacgattttgattgtacaaattatttttaacaaaagaagATTCTAATTTTAGGGATGTTTAAGACTTTTAGCATGATGTGAAATTTTATAACCTAGAGgggtgttaaaatttttatttcaacaaaacttttaaattgaGTAGAATCTGTTGCAAAATTTGTAAACTAAATGGAATcgattgaattttcttttatgaattaaatttttctaatctaTCGACAGTAATTTAATCTCATTTGTTAGGGCTAAATacaagcttttttattttttgccctAAACATCCTTAAGCTACATTTATCGGCTtacttaaattacaaaatacttaaattaaacgTCTTAAAATAGTAATAGTTATTGTAAGATTGTTtacctttaattttttcttgaatattacAAGGTACTGTTTCGCCtgtaaaaacaagaaatatttaaaataacaaatttaaaaaaattattccaagaCTATGTTcgacaatttttctaaaatttgcatagaaattttgatcgcATACATGAAACGTAttataattttgcaaattaaaatccttataaaaaataaaatttaagtacctTTTGCCGAAACAGTTAGAAAATCAGAAAGGCTTATCTTCTTGTCCTCAAACAGCtgcaaaatgataaatattaaaaaaaaaaatacatacaacttaaatacaaaaataaaaatttactttagacAATTGCTGTTGATCTTTTGATGAAATgtcttttaaattcaaaaaatttctgtttggttgttgtaaattttgtaaagatgGTGAAAGAATTTCTCTTGTGTTGCTTCCTTGTTGAAGATCAGCGGTATAAACTTGTGGTGGCGGTCTTCCTAATCCAATTGCTACTTGATTCGGTGGAACATTTCCAAATTGTTGTATTGGAGTTGGAACTGGTTGAAATGATTGAAATGGTGGTGGTCCTGGTTGTATAACAGGCGGCGCTTGAATAACAGGCTGCGGGCCTTCATACGGTCCTGGCGGTTGAAATTGCTGAAACGGTTGTTGTGGAATGGCAAATTGTTGTTGACCAAATGGCTGTGGAACATCTGGTTGAAACGGGAAATTTCCATTGTTGATTAATGGCATTGGTGGATGATCCATTGGATGTTGTAACACTGGCATTTGATTTGGATCAAATATTTGAGGAGGTCCATACTGACCCATTGCTTGTGGTGGATTATTATATGAAACACTTTCACTATTAAATGGATTAAACGTGGGTTGTTTTGGAAtgggatttaaatttttgttatctgtATTACAAAGTGTGCGTGCTAATTCATGGAGAAATGGTGAACGTTTACGACGTTTTTCCGAACGACCATAATCGCGAAGCCATTTTTCACGATCAGAATCATCGGAAATAGGGCTACTGGCACGACGACTACCACGATCATAGCGTGAATTTATTGGCGAATGATTACTTCTACTTCGTTTATCGGGAGAAATTCTACTTTTATCGAATGGAGGAGACCGTTCTTTATTAGCCAAACGTGCCTTGATTATATCCCTTAGGTCCCTATCATCTCGATAACGATCACTTCGATTTCGATCGGGTGATTTTTTACGTTCAGAACTAAATTTTAGAGTACACCAATCTGTTTCTTTGACCGACTGTACAAATTTTCCATGATCGCGTTCTGtagataatttttctttgaCTTTTTCATTACCAAAACTAATTGTGAGTGGATCACGTTCGGTTGATTTAAACGatgaattgtttatttcatCGATCATATCTTCCATTCCAGGTGGACACAAACCACTTTCAGCGACAATTATTTTCTTCTCAAATTCTTTGGCCTCTTTGTAACGTAAACATTTATCTTTGTCTTTTTCAATGTCATGCTTAGTTTTAGCTGGATCTCGTCTAAGTTCTTCAGGTTTTTCACGTGAACGGCGTGGAGATTTTCTTCGAGGTCGATCTCGGCTTCGATCTCTTTCTATACTACTTCGTGACTTATAAGGACTATAATCTCGACGCCTGGGGCGGGGACTAATATCACGATTACGCGGTGGACTATAGCAATATCGACCACGCCTTGGAGGACTGTTCATCGGACGTGATCTACTACGTCTCCTACGAGGACTGTTGCTTCTAGAAAGGTATCTACCTACACGCCTTCTATCACCACTACGACCTCGTCGATAAGGACTTCGTTTTGGGCTGTAATCACGTTTAATACGACCCTCATCTTTTTCTTTTGATGGCCTATTATACCTACCACGGTCCGATTTATCTTGATCAGATTTTTCAACCTCTGACTTCTTACCGCTATCCTTAGTCTCCTCCTCTTTAGATTTTATATTCTTATCTTCATCCTTTACACCTCCTTTTTGATTTTCATCCCAACTATCCAGTACATTTAAACCATccataaattcattatttgaaaaatcgtcaaaaaaattatctggtATGTCATCTTCGTCCATTGACTGGCGACAATTCTGGTCTTGGAGCTctgatttttcttcaattttttcatcCTCCTTTTGCGGCTCACTTTTTACGGCATCAAGTGTTTCAATCTCAGGTTCACTTTTTATATCAGAATTATTAGAATCcgccataatttttaataaatcaagatTAACATagacacaattttttatttaattgaaaaataaatagtgGATATACGCATCTaacctataattttttctacctAATATTACATCTTTAAGACTACCACATTTATCACTTTTtacgattaataatttattataacttagttaataaattttttaaattaaattattcaattatgacatctgattctttaattttaattttttacgttaCCCCTAAATAATCAAGCGTCTTCTGCAAATATGACACATTATGTAAACAAGTGGCGCATaatttgaaaatcgaaattttgttacaaaaactatagattatttaaattctttttcttcatattttaagATTTGGTGCCCAAAAAGATAAATAGTTTTCTATTTGGaaactacaaaaatttgataattttgttggTAAGGTAAAAGAAATACTTCTACGCTTTCatccaaatattttcaaaagcatttttttttttatataactaaaGAGTATTCTAAATCTTATATTCCTTgctcataactttttttattcctGAAAACATATAtgaacaagcgaaaacaaacatttgactgaattaattgttaaaataccatgtacagattgtgacattacacatacatatacatgtcatacatacatcactgatattcccatataatacatactatataagttgcgcctaatttgcgttctcacgggtaaacagtgatgtatacgaaaaatgtttcaaacaaaagttgtttatttttttgtaaggaacattgcttacatttaaacttttgttctatctctaatggtttacaaattacaagaaccatttgatctatgttgcccatttacgaactcgccctcactttttatgtcctgagcacgttgcaaaaatttcagcttgattggGTCATCCATAAATTGCGTCACACAAATTTCAAGACTTTTTAACCCCTCCTCCCGTCCTTATCACAAGTTCTCACATTTTGAAAAACCCCTCCCCCAGACGTGACATcacacattttccaattttatcaaataataatatttaaaaaaaaaacagttatttccatttattcctattttattgaataatcttttaaattccgattatgatattttatgaacAGATTGTAACGCTATTATCTGTTAAACGTGGATTCGAATTAGGACCTCCGGATCCTACACTGTAACCACAGTATCGAGACTGAAGCGCAGTGAAGGACGATCGAAGATTAAGCAACTTGAGCCACAGCTGCACACGATGGTTGCGACGCccttattataaagatatataataaagattgcgtttgtaaatgtttaatatttttttgtttacctaTAAATTTCGCGTTTGGACAtcacaaattttgaaatgtgaTGTTACAAAGGTTTTGCCCCCCTGCCCCTTGTCACATTCGAATGATACCCGCCCCCTTCAAGGTGTGACGTAATTTAAAGATGGCcccttgatatcatttttcgtttttgatttatcgagttgacagacgggcaaattagatgattctatgaacactaaaccaaaatttttttcgtggcattaatatttttaagcgttacaaacttgggactaaacttaatatatcttggtatatttcataaacaacaaGATACTATGCAAATTACataatgttatttgttttttcattatttgaaaaataagcaGGTGCCTGTATCGTAGAGTTAAAACAGAAGGTACTTTTGTGCCTAAAGGTATATTTCGTCAATTGAATTTGACTTTGATTGAGTCATAATTTGTTGAACAAATGCAAATAACGTTacgaaaaattttacgaaatcaAATTGTTAAGGAAAATAATAGCActcattaattaaattgaaccCATTTCATTctaagttatattttaaaaatcaaggaGTCGTCTATGACGCCgaggtaattaaaatttatttgattttaaacccATTGTCTCTcatcttatttaatttattcgcTCTTACCTCATTTGagtttacttttgaaaaaagcGAAGTAGAACTcgactttttaaaagttgtcaGTTACACCGCTGACAGCTTTTAATCCTTCTGCTTTCGATTAGTTATGGAGCTACACATACTTTAAGTAGTATCTTATAGATCGTGATATATCAGTAGGAAgctttattttttcacttttttagttTGGTGTTGTCgagatttcaaataaaaactaataaaacaattttatttaaaaaatttattattttctaacaatttttaaaatttcacgaTTCACTCCACCAGTAAATTTCCAAACTACttctgaaatgaaaatatttttctttttgaggaATTCTTCAAATTGTCTTGTACCACCGCCTACACCAAAATAATAAGATTTGGCAGCTAAAAATCTAAGTATTATCAATTAAGGACAAATGTTTGAGCTAAAATTTAAAGCCATATAGCTTATATTTTTGACAAGGATACATAATACCATTTTCTGATAAAGTTTTTTCGAACACTGAAtgcaatttttcataattatcgACATTGTAAATTGTTTCTGAAGTTAATAtcatatcgaattttttaaaattttcacgtaACGTAGTAAATGATTCCCAATcgccagaaaaaaatttataagcaaaCTTTTCTGgatcattaaaatcatttaagaaaacgttaattattgtatataaattaataactgatgAATTCTAAAAAGTTCAATTTGAATTATctgaaatgatattttattaaaatttaattcacttACGTAGTCTTGGAAAACAACATTAGCATTTTTAAAGCATGCTAATATTCCTAAAATTCCTGCACCACATCCTAAGTCTAGAACTGATTTATCTTTtaaggaactatattccttatttaaataatttgctaAATCCTGGGTACCTTCCCAAATTTTTAAACCACCTGTAAAGtttgtattattgtataaagtgtatttaagttttttttttgattgatgaAAACAAAACCTTCATATTTTCCTGGAAGTAAATCAGAATGACTATGCTCtgtattcaatataatattttcctcATCATAAAATACTAAACGATTGACGGCATAATCTGTACTCATATATTTTATCTCTAATTCACCACTCTGAAACCTTTTAATGTCTTTTTCTTCCAACGATTCAATAAGCGAATTAGTTCGTACTAAGTTTGGATTTATTTCTTGTGCGGGTAACCATTCTATCTCCAGTTTTCCTGATTCTgaaattattacttttgttacatatttgcaaaagaaaaatataacctTAACTGAAATAACCTTTTTCATGCTCGTCCTtagatgttgaaaaatcaaatttaaacatattttttttcgacCCTGCTACGATTAGCATtcctaaaattgaaaatttctttttattttatcgatgtCAATCatttactgtttatttatttatacatgaagaataaataaattattgttcatggtttaaattttaaattaatattttttggtcaCATTTTAAAAGCAGGTtgtgtttacatttaaaaattccaTGAAATAATTTCAGTTTAAATCTGTAGATGGCTCAACATAAGTTTAGTTTGCTAAAATAGTGGTACGTGCTCTTTCATATCGACCGTACATTAGTCTC from Chrysoperla carnea chromosome 2, inChrCarn1.1, whole genome shotgun sequence includes these protein-coding regions:
- the LOC123293362 gene encoding uncharacterized protein LOC123293362; its protein translation is MADSNNSDIKSEPEIETLDAVKSEPQKEDEKIEEKSELQDQNCRQSMDEDDIPDNFFDDFSNNEFMDGLNVLDSWDENQKGGVKDEDKNIKSKEEETKDSGKKSEVEKSDQDKSDRGRYNRPSKEKDEGRIKRDYSPKRSPYRRGRSGDRRRVGRYLSRSNSPRRRRSRSRPMNSPPRRGRYCYSPPRNRDISPRPRRRDYSPYKSRSSIERDRSRDRPRRKSPRRSREKPEELRRDPAKTKHDIEKDKDKCLRYKEAKEFEKKIIVAESGLCPPGMEDMIDEINNSSFKSTERDPLTISFGNEKVKEKLSTERDHGKFVQSVKETDWCTLKFSSERKKSPDRNRSDRYRDDRDLRDIIKARLANKERSPPFDKSRISPDKRSRSNHSPINSRYDRGSRRASSPISDDSDREKWLRDYGRSEKRRKRSPFLHELARTLCNTDNKNLNPIPKQPTFNPFNSESVSYNNPPQAMGQYGPPQIFDPNQMPVLQHPMDHPPMPLINNGNFPFQPDVPQPFGQQQFAIPQQPFQQFQPPGPYEGPQPVIQAPPVIQPGPPPFQSFQPVPTPIQQFGNVPPNQVAIGLGRPPPQVYTADLQQGSNTREILSPSLQNLQQPNRNFLNLKDISSKDQQQLSKLFEDKKISLSDFLTVSAKGETVPCNIQEKIKVISRCQDAIKALDTTKKSGRFFPTLIPSSNEHQDTKAQGKWKSPLKKMTIVKFSFTTPNKVKENEVQNNMKRLLATINLREKVITPPPPRIQKSTSISESIPITSQIRPPEKAIIAVKDRHMQTDPYVCNVCEIRNARKFTTTATQTTNLGGLDEATQVTPSDLPAPPPPRGILKNSNYPSLSHLTAAQLREQDELRNQKDSSNSPGSFTSSSSLPRPLFDGPIDNNPEFNQPSKKMRPQFDNSYSDSPVPPFNSFDNNPLQMQNNPWSSSWNDPNLNPNIPMAQNLPSWKQNQVSAPGWKQSMPGSGNIIPPTKPWMSVLTTPPNKRNQNNKRGGFKRKSNNIVDLTN
- the LOC123292922 gene encoding histidine protein methyltransferase 1 homolog — translated: MLIVAGSKKNMFKFDFSTSKDEHEKESGKLEIEWLPAQEINPNLVRTNSLIESLEEKDIKRFQSGELEIKYMSTDYAVNRLVFYDEENIILNTEHSHSDLLPGKYEGGLKIWEGTQDLANYLNKEYSSLKDKSVLDLGCGAGILGILACFKNANVVFQDYNSSVINLYTIINVFLNDFNDPEKFAYKFFSGDWESFTTLRENFKKFDMILTSETIYNVDNYEKLHSVFEKTLSENGIIFLAAKSYYFGVGGGTRQFEEFLKKKNIFISEVVWKFTGGVNREILKIFLFEISTTPN